One window from the genome of Toxotes jaculatrix isolate fToxJac2 chromosome 17, fToxJac2.pri, whole genome shotgun sequence encodes:
- the LOC121197452 gene encoding G-protein coupled receptor 151: MDIDRPANVSFFDFVGGVQLLQGDDTRTAMPVILIGICVSGAVGNLLVLLIFIRDFRNGKGSEVKALLASLASTDLVILLLCAPVRAVTYYKQTWTLGSFVCSTTDWFQHSCVVAKTLILAVTTRAKHTLVPSTSTGPLYSPTWIHGALAFIWIVSMMFPIPQMLFASMLPHGLNAICVSEMPVCASDFMGLFYKIYPTATYVAPVIFTLAYYTKALHTAVNHAPSPQHQSKVTLVLLCLSGALGLMLLPEWGTFTWIRLGYNKPPVGLIIFAQVLLYACSSLSPVILMTMYDDVRQGLIAIWFIATCRGSKHVPSIKCPKTEGNGAEVGANAVANAVSREKEKTFPDVEHFWTGRRNTEVQEEQDPVPWEREEKML, encoded by the coding sequence ATGGATATTGATCGACCAGCAAATGTCTccttttttgattttgttggAGGAGTTCAACTTCTCCAGGGGGACGACACCAGAACGGCCATGCCAGTCATCCTGATCGGGATCTGTGTGTCCGGAGCCGTGGGGAATTTGCTCGTTTTGCTGATTTTCATCCGCGACTTCAGGAACGGAAAGGGCTCTGAGGTGAAAGCGCTCCTCGCCTCTCTGGCTTCCACGGACTTGGTGATCCTGTTGCTGTGCGCCCCAGTGCGCGCCGTCACCTACTACAAGCAGACCTGGACCCTGGGGAGTTTTGTTTGCAGCACCACGGACTGGTTCCAGCACTCGTGTGTGGTTGCGAAAACTTTAATCCTTGCAGTCACCACCAGAGCCAAGCACACTTTGGTTCCCAGCACCTCCACGGGGCCCCTCTACAGCCCGACGTGGATCCACGGAGCCCTGGCGTTTATCTGGATTGTGTCCATGATGTTTCCCATCCCGCAGATGCTTTTTGCCTCTATGCTGCCACACGGCCTCAACGCCATTTGCGTGTCCGAAATGCCGGTGTGCGCGTCTGACTTCATGGGTTTGTTCTACAAGATTTATCCCACTGCAACCTACGTGGCGCCGGTCATCTTCACGCTCGCCTACTACACCAAAGCGCTGCACACTGCGGTGAACCACGCACCCAGCCCGCAGCACCAGAGCAAGGTTACCCTGGTTTTACTTTGTCTGAGCGGCGCACTCGGGCtcatgctgctgccagagtgGGGGACATTCACCTGGATCAGGCTCGGGTACAACAAGCCTCCTGTTGGATTGATCATCTTCGCGCAAGTCCTCCTTTACGCATGCAGCTCCCTCTCTCCGGTGATCCTAATGACCATGTACGACGACGTGCGCCAGGGACTGATCGCCATCTGGTTCATCGCCACCTGCAGAGGATCAAAGCACGTACCCAGCATCAAATGTCCCAAAACGGAGGGAAACGGAGCGGAGGTCGGCGCGAACGCCGTCGCCAACGCGGTGTCTCGGGAGAAGGAGAAGACCTTTCCAGATGTAGAGCACTTTTGGACGGGGCGCAGGAACACGGAGGTCCAGGAGGAGCAGGATCCGGTTccgtgggagagagaggagaaaatgttgTAG